A window of Drosophila santomea strain STO CAGO 1482 chromosome X, Prin_Dsan_1.1, whole genome shotgun sequence genomic DNA:
CCCCACTCACAATTGATATTCAATGTCCAAGGCAATGAAAACGAGAGCAAGACCAACACGCATGCTAATTGCGCGACTGTCGAGTGGCAGCTGATTATGAGTTCACAATCTGGGTCAGTTTTGGCCAGGATTGGTCAGCATTGGCCAGGAATACTTCACCAAAATAGGATGCATGAAGTGGTGAAACATAACTTGTGTAAAAACGATATATAAAGCACCACTTGCGTAGCAGATAATTACACTTTCAAGTGTCAgcaacaaattgattttgcatCCTGTTGACTTACCAACAGAGTTGAGATACATAATTTGTATCCCTTTTTCTATGATCATTTTCGCTATTTTAATGCAATCAATTGATGGAAATCAGCGCAGCATTCAGATGCACAAGTTGGAAATAACTTTCCATGCTTATTGTCTCTTTACAAAAATAGTTGCCAGCTAACGATTTATTTAACCTGGCTTGTATGGGACAGCTTTTAAGCGATAGAAATCGCAGCGGCACCCTTTCAAGGCTATGCTCCACCATGGCACCGCCAACTATTCCAACTTTATcaacttaattaaaagttttctcGCCTGCAATTTCCTCCAGACGTTCGAACTGCGACATAGCCAAACGACACTGATTTATACAATACtgcatattatatatatatatatatatcaaatatataacGCATTTCCAGGTTATCCTCTCCGTGGTCCTGGTGGCGTTGATCGCCTGCGTCCAGGCGAAGCCAGGTGGTCCGGCGGCCTACTCGATCAGCGCCCCCAGCGTTGACCACGCCTCCGTGGGCAGCACCCAGGAGCACACGGTGAAGGGCCACTACGGCCAGTCCTCCCAGTCGGACTACGCCAGCCAGGTCCAGACCGCCCACTCGCAGTCCCATGTCCAGCGCTCTAGCATCAGCAATGACGCCGGCCTGGCGCCCGTCGCCGCCCACGGCTACGCAGGTGAGTCCCGGGGTCGGAGTACCTCTCTCTCCTCAGGATCTGTCATCCACCAAGTCCATGGATCCACGATCCAACATCCAACGCCAAATGTacaccaccgcaccacccaGCACACCACTCACACGCACCACTCTGTGTCCCCTTTGCACGTAGTCGCAGTGATGGCTCAGGTTTATCTatacttgtatttatttatacctGGAATACACCTTGATAttcgaaacattttaaatggttCACAAAGGACATACTGTACTTCAAACATTGCAAAGTTCGCATGTAAATGAGATGCACTCAAAGATAGACTCATAGATGCACTGACAGATACTGATAGATACACTGATAGATACACTGATAGATACACTGATAAATACACTGATAGATACACTGATAGATACACTTAAAGATAGACTCATAGATACACTCATAGATACACTCATAGATACACTGATAGATACACTGATAGATACACTCAAAGATACAAGTAGTTACAAAACAAGCCTGCCATTGCTGCTTAGTTGATTGTTAACACTTTTAACccgcaaatgcaaatgcaaaaccCAAGCTGCTCCGGCCCACGCCATCGCTGCGCCCGCCTACTCCTTGGGCTACGCCGGCCACACGGCGCCCGCCCAGATTCAGGGCGTGGCCTACGGCGGACACTATGCGGCCAGCGCTCCGGCAACCGTGCAGATCTCCGGACTGGGGCACTCGCTGGGACTGGGACACTCGCTGGGATTGGGACACACGACGCTGGGACTGGGCGGATACGGGGGCTACGGATACGGAGGCTATGGCTCCTATAGTGCCGCTCCGGCCATCTCGCACGGATATCTGGCCCATGCCCCAGTCGCCGCCGCTCCCGTTGTGAAGTACGCCGCTGCACCATCGTACGGTAGGTGACCAGGATATCCAGGATGTCGCGGATATCGAGGATATCGACTTCCAGTATCCAGGACTAACTAACCCCAATCTAACCCCATTTCCCATCTCTCCCAGCTCTAACTTCTAACCATTCTCTAACTATTTCGCACTCTCGCACGCTTTCGCATCCCCGAAAATCTGATTCCTCAGCGATTTCGCAACTAATTTTGCCACGAGTTTTCTCGTTGTCCGAAAGCAGAAAAGGAACTTTATTGTGTTTTCGTCCTGGTGGCCAAGTGCACTTGGCAAAAACAAACTTTGACCcgactgctgctggtggtggtggagtgCACAGCGCAAGTTTCGCTCCATCAGGCTTTCCTGATATATGGGTTAGTCTGGCGAGCCCAGGTGGATCTGGGTTATAGTTTCGATGCAGCAAGCTAAAGGCACAAACTTTAGGGAAAATGATTTTAAGTTGAAGCGTGTAAAGCGCCAGGTGCTGGTTAGCAAAGAACATCATAGAGATCCCCCAGCGATAAGACGCAAACGATGGCGACTTGAAACAAAGAGCCCAGCTGAGGTTAAAGCCCTCAAAGATCATTGCTTCAAAGGATTGCCCAAAACGAGCCCAGGGCAATCGATACATCTCATGGCCATGTGGGCAGGCAAACAAAGCGGCCAACAAAAGGGATAATCGGTTTTGGGTCCGGCCGCAATCGATTTGTCTTGCTAGAAAACAGATACAAATTCGGCAGTGAGGTAACCATCAAACTGGCCATGTAATCAATCATTCGCCGCCCATCTTTTTCGATGGCAGCGCTTTTTAAAGCGCCGCTCAGGCAATGTTTAGCACACTAAGGTGGTGCCAAAAACTGCATCCCAATGGCTCTGGGCCTTCAGCTggccaactccaactccaagtCCAAGTCAGCTAGTCACCCAAAACGCCCAGTCACCCAGTTCCTTGGATGTCACTTGATTGATGTTGGCTGTCGCTACCCAGTGCACGGCGAGAAAAGAGTCATTAAATGCCATTGGTCTCTGATTGTAATATTTCGTGTTCTAGCTGGCacaacgtggcgtatacttgatattTGCTTTGTGTGCTGCCAACTCAAAGCATGAATGTTGTTCGTTCAAAAGGAGAGTGCACTGCAGTTAAATGAATAGCACAACACATGAGTGTCCGACTGTTTCAAGtcgaattttaattaacttcGAACCCGGGCACAGAATCTGCACGTAGTTTCTTTTGGAAAACAGAGAACCATTGTTCGGCACAGCAAGGGCGATATAAAAAGATTCGGCAGCCCAACTCTCTGGGTATTCCATCCATTGTACGTTGTATTTTGGCCCTGTGCAGCAATGTTCAccaagtgggtgggtggtggttagGCCATGTCAGGTGGTTGCCGTTGACAACCTTTAAGTGCCGCATTGGGCGGAGCCCCGGAGCCTGGTGTATTGTCCAAACAATGGACAGGATGCTAATTTGGGGAAGCTCTATCTCGACCTGCCCTCTGTGACCATCTCTCTTTCAGCCCAGCCATCTGTCTCTGTCCATCTTTCTCCTGTGTCTTCACTCGCCCTGTTCTGtgt
This region includes:
- the LOC120456812 gene encoding cuticle protein 21.3 isoform X1 → MAFKVILSVVLVALIACVQAKPGGPAAYSISAPSVDHASVGSTQEHTVKGHYGQSSQSDYASQVQTAHSQSHVQRSSISNDAGLAPVAAHGYAAAPAHAIAAPAYSLGYAGHTAPAQIQGVAYGGHYAASAPATVQISGLGHSLGLGHSLGLGHTTLGLGGYGGYGYGGYGSYSAAPAISHGYLAHAPVAAAPVVKYAAAPSYAPGIIGHGIGLAAPAYAAPAYAAPAYATHLAGPVVKAAVAAPALVHTSVSGHGIHYGY
- the LOC120456812 gene encoding cuticle protein 21.3 isoform X2 — protein: MAFKVILSVVLVALIACVQAKPGGPAAYSISAPSVDHASVGSTQEHTVKGHYGQSSQSDYASQVQTAHSQSHVQRSSISNDAGLAPVAAHGYAAPGIIGHGIGLAAPAYAAPAYAAPAYATHLAGPVVKAAVAAPALVHTSVSGHGIHYGY